Proteins encoded together in one Lathyrus oleraceus cultivar Zhongwan6 chromosome 5, CAAS_Psat_ZW6_1.0, whole genome shotgun sequence window:
- the LOC127084715 gene encoding uncharacterized protein LOC127084715, whose translation MRGLNGAISVAKALKGNSTAVTTLLRPPRSALYITTCWTSSNPRNLVDRSDLSTALAIRSNAVGFRYYGSVTATSLAQQDLKATGSEQNRFNPKEVVLFQYEACPFCNKVKAFLDYYDIKYKVVEVNPMNKKEIKWSDYKKVPIVTVDGEQLVDSSDIIDKLVKRIHPDYDLNADEEKKWRGWVDNHLVHVLSPNIYRTVSEALESFDYITTKGNFSLYERLVAKYGGAAAMYFVSKKLKKKHNITDEREALYGAAEQWVDALKGRKFLGDLEPNLADLAVFGVLRPIRHLKSGRDMVEHTRIGKWFSEMEHAVKQAS comes from the exons ATGAGAGGTCTCAATGGAGCTATATCCGTCGCAAAGGCGCTAAAAGGCAACTCCACCGCCGTAACCACTCTCCTCCGGCCGCCGCGATCAGCTCTATATATCACAACATGCTGGACTTCTTCCAACCCTCGGAATCTCGTTGATCGCTCCGACCTATCAACTGCCCTAGCTATTCGAAGTAACGCCGTAGGGTTCAGGTATTACGGTTCTGTTACTGCCACGTCTCTTGCGCAGCAAGATCTCAAAGCAACAGGCTCAGAACAAAATCGCTTCAATCCCAAAGAAGTTGTTCTCTTTCAGTATGAAGCTTGTCCCTTCTGCAACAAGGTTAAAG CTTTTCTAGATTATTATGATATTAAGTACAAAGTGGTGGAAGTTAATCCGATGAACAAGAAAGAGATTAAATGGTCTGATTACAAAAAGGTGCCTATTGTCACTGTTGATGGTGAACAATTGGTTGATTCTTCAG ACATAATTGATAAATTGGTCAAAAGGATACATCCAGATTATGACCTAAATGCTGATGAAGAGAAGAAGTGGCGTGG GTGGGTGGATAATCACTTGGTGCATGTTTTGTCGCCAAACATATATCGAACTGTTTCGGAAGCTCTTGAATCATTTGATTATATCACCACTAAAG GCAATTTCAGTTTATATGAGAGGTTAGTGGCAAAGTATGGTGGGGCTGCTGCTATGTATTTTGTGTCGAAGAAATTGAAGAAGAAACACAATATCACCGATGAGCGTGAAGCGTTGTATGGAGCTGCTGAACAATGGGTTGATGCTTTAAAGGGCCGAAAGTTTCTTG GTGATTTGGAACCTAATTTAGCAGATCTTGCAGTCTTCGGTGTTCTAAGACCCATCCGCCACCTCAAGTCCGGTCGAGATATGGTAGAGCACACAAGGATTGGAAAATGGTTTTCTGAGATGGAGCATGCAGTAAAACAGGCTTCCTGA